In the genome of Paracholeplasma morum, the window TCTTGGTTATGGTTACTTAACAATGATTCTTGTAGCTTTTTTTGCAAACATTATCGTAACGATTATTAGTAATGGCTTTAAATACTTGCCAGAACAAGCCTTGAATCAGCAGGCGATTGAGTCATCATTTAAATCTCAGTATGGGATTTTGATTCTAGCTGTTACCGTAATATTTGCCCCGGTAATCGAAGAACTCATTTTTAGAAAATCATTATTTTCATTGATTAAAAATCCGAAGATCGCGATTGTTGTTTCATCATTGCTATTTGGGTTAATCCATGTTGTCGCTGAAACATCCGTTTTGGGATTTGTTACAAACTGGATTACCTATAGTGCGAGCGGATTAGCACTAGGCTATATTTATATAAAAAACAACCACAACGTTTGGTCCAGCATCATGGTTCATGCTTTATACAACTTTGTGGCTGTTCTGATTATGATTCTTTAATTTTTTTGACGAATACGACGAGTTTTTCTTTAGACGCATAGTCAACTGCATAAAGATTATAAGCATCTTTTTGATCTTTAATCCCTTTGAGTAAAACTTCATTCAGTAGTAGATAATCCTCTTTGAGTACAGCGTACCTAAGGGGATTTTTCTTTATATGACGTTGATAGACTGAGCTGTTTGAATAGGTTTCTAAAATATCTGCCATATCGAAATGCCCTATTTTTTGAGCATACTCCAGTGGGGTTTCTCCAAATCTATTTTGGATATCCACATAAGACCCTTCTTCTAACAGAAGATTCAACACATCCACTTTACCACTTCTAATGGCACAGAAGAGTGGCGTTTCTTTTGAGTTATTTTTCAGATATGGATTATACTTGTCTTTTAAAAGGTAAGAAACGACATCGACATTACCTAATTCAGAAGCAATATGAAGTAATGTGTTTCTGTTTTGATCAGGATCTTTAGATTTACATGTTAAGTTCTTGAGAATAAACTCAAAAAATGTGATGCTTCCACTTTTGATTGCATAATGAACTAAAGAATGTCCTTCATTGGTCTTTAAATCCGTTTTAGAGCCACTTTCCATTAATAACTTAATCATATCTGTATCTGCTCTCAAAGCCGCTAAATGGATTGGCATTTCACCTTTTTTATTTTGAATATTCACGTTAGCATATTTTTTAATCAGTTGCTTTGCAATGGTCATCTTACCTTTTTTTGCACAATCAAAAAGGGCAGATTCTCCATTAGAATCCACTAAGTTAACATCGATATCATTGTCTAGTAAATAACTGATCACTTGAACAGAGCTGGTTCTGACTGCATAATGCAATAAGCTTTGTCCTCGTTCATCTTGTTGATTTAAGTTTACAGGATTATTAAAAAAATAAAAAACATCATTAGTTAATGCTTTCATGAAAGCTTCCGTCATAGTATCACCAGAATTATTATAACATAATAAACGGGCTACTTTAGCCCATGTTTATTGGTTTTATTAGTAATTCATTAAATAAGAAAAAAGTGGACTAAAAAAAGTCCACAATAAAGAAACTAGTCTATCTACAAAAGAAAAAAAGTCCCCTTATAAGAGACTTTCACTTGATTATTTTACAGCGTCTTTTAAAACTTTACCAGCTTTGAAAGCAGGAGTTTTTTGTGCAGGGATATGAATCGTTTCACCAGAACGTGGGTCACGGCCTTCTCTTTGAGCACGATTACGAACTTCAAATGTTCCAAAACCAGTTAGTACTACTTTTTCGCCATGTTTGCCAAGACTTTCAGCAACACTTTCAACAAATGCATTTAAAACTTCTTCAGCAACTTTTTTTGTTACTTGTGATTTTTCTGCTACTACAGCGATTAATTCTGTTTTGTTCATATTGAACCTCCTCTTGTCTTTATATCGCCATTATATCACGCTTGTTTTTGATATGCAATAAAAATTATGCAATTTGTTAACTATTTTATTGATAATAGTGCGAAAAAGTGCCTTTCGGCACTCATTTTTTACTCAATTTTCTCACTTTTCAGTGTACGCGTTAATAATTGCGTGATAGCGCTATCAACGGACATGTCTTCATAAATTACTTTATAGGCAACCTCAATAATCGGAAGTGATAAACCTTTATGCTTCGCTAGTTGATGTAAAGCTAGAATTGATCTAACTCCTTCAATCGTTTGTTTTTGTTCAGCATAGATTTGATCAAGGCTCTTACCTTTACCAATTTCTTTACCTGCTTTAAAGTTTCTTGAGTGTTCACTCGTAGCTGTAACAATTAAGTCACCAATACCAGTTAACCCAAATGCACTTTCTTTTGTTCCACCATAGGATTCAATCACGCGAACCATTTCAAGGATACCACGTGTGATTAATGCTGCTCTTGCATTTTCACCCATGTCTAAACCTGTCGCAATCCCCGATACAACAGCGATTGCGTTTTTAACTGCGCCACCTACTTCGCATCCAATTAAATCGGTTGAACGGTAGACTCTCATATACGTTTCATTCGAGAAAACCGTTTGCAGTTCAGTAGCAAGTTCTTCATCGCTTGAAGCGACTGTCAGCAACGTTAGTTTACGTTTTATGACTTCTTCTGCATGAGATGGTCCAGTCAACACTGCAAATCCTTTTAGATTTTTTGAAGAAACAACTTCAAAAACTATTTCTGAGACACGTTTTTGTGTGTCAGGTTCGATCCCTTTGGATACGTTAATGAAATACTTAGGTTTATCTAACAAATTGTTAATGGTTGTCAACAAACCACGCATTACCTTTGTTGGTACTGCTAATACGATATAATCTGAATAATTGAGTGCCACCGATAAGTCATTGGTTGCTACCAGTGACTCTTGAAGAGGCAAATCAAAGAAAGGGTGTATGTGTTTTTCATTGATGACGTCAACAAACGATTGATTGATGTCATAGATCATTACATCATGACCATTATCAATTAAAAGTTGCCCTAGGGTTGCACCCCATGCGCCACCACCGAGAATAGCTAACTTCATCTTTAGTCCTTCTTTCTAAATATGAGTTTGATTGGTGTTCCTGTAAAATCAAACGCTTTTCTAAATTGGTTTTCTAAATATCGTTGATAGGAGAAGTGAACGAAATCTGGGTCATTCACAAATATAACAAATGTTGGGGGTTTAGTCGAAACTTGTGTAACATAAGAGAACTTTGCCTTTCCTCTATTAAAAATAGCAGGTGGATTCATCGCAACGCTATCTACCAATATGTCATTGATAACATTGGTTGGAATACGTTTGTTGTAGTTTTCAAATGCCTTATTAATTGCTGGATAAATTGTATCGATACGTTTAGATTCTTTTGCTGAGACAAAAACTACTTCAGCATAGCTCAAGAATTTGAATGTATCATAGATGGATTGAGTCATCTTATTCATAGTTTTTTCATCTTTATTGACGATATCCCATTTATTAACAACGACAACACTTGCTTTGGCATAGTCTTGGACATAACCGGCAACGTGCATGTCTTGAGCGATTATGTCTCTAGAACCATCGACAACTATTAGTGCAACATCGCATCTTTCGATGGCTTGAAGTGCTCTTAGGACTGAGTACTTTTCAGTACTTTCATATACTTGTCCACGTTTCTTAATACCGGCAGTATCAATGATTGTGTATTTGACATCATCTTTTGTAAATGGTGTATCAACTGCATCTCTAGTTGTCCCTGCAACTTCGCTGACGATGGTTCTTTCTTGTCCAAGAATTGCATTGGTCAAACTAGATTTACCAACATTAGGGTATCCAATAACAGCCAACTTTATTGAGTCATCTTCAACTTCAATGTTATCCTCAGGCATTTTGGCAACAATCGCATCCATTAATTCACCAACCCCAATACCGTGGTTGGCGGAGATTGCGATTGGATCGCCAAATCCTAATGCATAGAATTCATAAATCGATTGTTTTAAATCTAGGTTATCGACTTTGTTAACTGCAACAATAACATCTTTATCCGTTGGATATAAACGTTTAGCGATGTATAAATCATCATCTGTTAACCCTTGTCTAGAGTCAACAACAAAAACAATCAGATCAGCTTCTTGAATCGCGACTTCTGCTTGTTGTTTGATTTGTTCTAAAAAAGGGGCATCGCTAATTTCGATGCCCCCAGTATCAATCACTGCGAAACTTTTTGTTAACCATTCTGTTTTGGCATAAATGCGGTCACGCGTTACACCAGGAGCATCATTAGTTATGGACAATCTTGAACCTATTAAGCGATTAAACAGGCTCGATTTTCCAACGTTAGGACGACCTACAATAGCTACTTTAAATGGCAAAGCCATCACCTCATTTATTTTGTCTTTTTGTCTTTAAGTACGTTTCCGAAAAGATCACCTAAGGTTGTTGTAGCCTCTTCTTGATCATTTAGGAATGGTTCGTACTCGCTACGAATATGTTCTTCAGTTACTTGTCTAATTGAAAGCTTTAAATGCCATTCTTTCGGATTGACTTCAATTACTCTTGCAGTGACTTCATCATTAATTGCAAATAAATCTTCAATCTTATGAACTCTGTCCACTGATAATTCTGATACAGGGATGAATCCAATAACGCCTTTGGCTTCAACATTCATACCTTTATCCGTGATGATTTCAACAACTTTCGCAGTTACGTCTTCACCTTTTTTGAAAGTTACATCTTTCCATGGGTTATCTACCATGGCTTTTCTTGATAAGCTAATCTTGCTCTTTTTAACATCGATGCTTAAAATAGCAGATTCTACTTTGTCACCAATTTTTACGAAGTTTGCAAAGTTATCATTTGGATTCCATGAGTATTCGCTAGCGTGTAATAATCCTCTAACGCCGTCTTCAAACTCAATGATAATACCGAATGGTAGCTTTTGAACGACTTCACCAGTAACAGTTGAGCCTTTTTTATGGTTTTCAGCAAAGACTTCAAATGGAGTAGGTAATAAAACCTTACGAGATAAGTCTAGTCTCATACCTTCTTTTTTGATAATCTTAACTTCGATTTGTTGTCCAAGTTCTAATACATCAGCGATGTTTTCAATGCGTTGATGAGAAATTTGAGAAATTCTCAATAAACCTGCAACATGTTCAAAACGAACGGTTGCAGCATGTGGGTCTAGTCTTTCAACTGTGCCTACTAATACGTCGCCTGTTTTGATGTTGTCGATTTCTTCTTTTCTAGCTTGTTGTCTTGTTTCTAATTCTTGTTGACGTTTTGCTTCGAAAATTTGTTTTCTTGAAGCAATCAATCGTGGTCTGTTAACAGAGCCTTTTACTTCAATTAGGTTTACTTCTAGGTTTTGACCCTTAAGGGATGCTTTTTGATCAACAAGTTCGCGGTCCAAAAGGCCAAATGGTAAAAATATATCGAAACCAAGGTACTTTAAATGTAGGCCTTTGTCATCAACTTTGCTAATTTTAGCAAGAATTGTCTTGTTTTCTTTGTATGCCAATTCAATTTGAGCATACTTTTCTTCTTTCAGTAATGGAATTCTTGACAGCAAAATAAAACTAGGGTCATCATTAATTTTCTTGATGATCGCAGTTACTTTGTCCCCTTCCTTAACAGTTCCGATGAATGAAGTAATAACCCCGTCATAAAACTCAACGAACATTCTAGCCTCTTCATGGTTTTCAAGGGTTAGTGTAATCACTTTGTCTTCAACTTTGAAAACTGTTCCCTCAACTCTGTCATTTACCTTCAGTGATACAAGATTAACGTCCTTCATTTGTAGTTCTTCCATGGTATTTCTCCTTTTTCAATATTTCTTCTATGATACGATTGGTTGTGTCCTCTATTGTGTAGTGGGTCGTATCAATCACGATAGCATCATCTGCGCATACGAGCGGGGATTCTTTTCTTGTGGAATCCTTTAAATCGCGTTCAATAATTTCAGACTCTAATGAATCGATATCTTGTTTGATACCTAATTCTTCTTTGTCCTTTTGACGTCGTTTTGCCCTTTCCTTAACCGCAGCTGTTAAGAAAATTTTCAAATCTGCATTTGGCAACACAACGGTCCCAATGTCTCTTCCATCCATAATTACATCGATGTTTTCAGCAGCTTGTTTTTGAATATGTACTAAGATTTTCCTTACATATGGGAATGAAGAAACTTTAGATACATTTCTGGTCACCAAGTCTGAACGAATAAGACTTGTTACATCTAGGTCATTAACGTAGATTCTTTCTTTTTCATATCTCACTTTGACATCTTCCATAAATTTATAACTTTCTTCATCGTCTAAATTTATTTTCTTTTCCAATGCCATATAAGTAATCGCACGGTACATCGCACCAGTGTCGATATGTGTCAAATTTAATTGTTTAGCAACTCTTTTGCTAATGGTTGATTTACCGCTTCCAGCTGGTCCATCGATTGCAACTTTAAATCCCGGCATGATTAACCTCCACACCCCTTAATTATATCACTATATATGTGCAAATTCTATATCTAATACTATTTTTTAATTTCTCCGTAGAGTTTTTTGACCTCATGAATTTTGAGTGGTCTATAGCTTCCACGTTCAACACCCTCTAAGGTTAAATCAGCATACCCGACTCTTGTTAAGTTTTTTACTGGGAATCCAACTTTGTCAAACATCTGTCTAACTTGTTGATTCTTCCCCTCATGAATGATGATTTCAACCAAGGTGGTCATGTTTCTTTTATCATATTCAACTGCTCTAACTTGGGCAGGTCTAGTGGTGTAATTATTCTCAATTACTACCCCAGTTTTAAGAGTTTTGATGGCTACTTTTGTAAGCATACCTTCAACCCTAGCAAGATACGTTTTCTTTACTTCAAATTCTGGACGTGTCAAGTAATAGGCTAAATCACCATCATTGGTGAAAAGTAGTAATCCAGCTGTATCAAAATCAAGTCTTCCTACAGGGAAAATACGATGACTACGATCGACTTCATCAAATAAATCCATAACTGTTTTTCTGTTTTTGTCATCCTTTACGGTTGTTACATAACCGGTAGGTTTATTAAGTAAATAATAAACATGGATTTCTTTTTCAATCATTTTGTCATCTACGGTTACCATATCTTTGGGATTAACTGGAAATCCTGGTTCAGTAATGATTTGTCCATTCACTTTTACTCTGCCGGATTCAATAACAGAAACAGCACCTCTTCTTGAAGCAATTCCTGCCTCAGCTAATCTTTTTTGTAATCTCATATAGGTTCCTCGCAATTCATTGTTATTATAGCATAACATTACCCATTTCAAGAAAAAAAGGGCTAATTTCACCCTTAAGTTTTTTCAATTACTTTTCTCTTGAAACGTATGAGCCGTCTTGTGTACTTACGATAATTTTTTCGCCTTCTTCAATGAACATTGGTACTTTCACAAGTAAACCAGTTTGAAGAATTGCGTCTTTAAGTGCATTGGTCTTAGTATCACCTTTAACACCAGGTACAGTCTCAACTACTTGTAGAGTGACTTTGTCTGGTAAGATAATCCCTAATACTTCTCTTTCTTCATAGAACATGACATCAACTTCCATACCTTCATAGATATATTTGATTTCATTTTCTACTTGAACTTGAGATAATTCGATTTGTTCATATGTTTCCATATTCATAAATACAAAAGTATCGCCTGCTGCGTATAAATATTGCATCTTAGTTTTGTCAATTTGGGCTTTTTCCATTTTTTCACTTGCACTGAATGTATAGTCAATAACTGCGCCAGTTCTTAAATTTCTTAATTTAGAACGAACAAATGCCGCACCTTTTCCAGGTTTTACGTGCATAAATTCAATAATTTGAAAGATGTTACCATCAAAGCTAATGGTTAATCCCGTTTTAAAATCGCTTGTGCTAATCATATTGTTACCTCCATAAAAAATACCTTACTTATTATATCATACATTTGATGATTGTAAATGTTTTTCGAGCAATTCTTTGATTGCGAAGATATAGCTATACGCTTTTAAGCCTTTATAGTATACATCTGAAATCTCTTTAAATAAATCTATATGTCTAAAAGATTCTCTTTGTTCTATGTCCGATAAATGAACAATTGCCTTTTTTGCATGAACCAATTCGAATGCATCTCTAAGTGCTACTGAATAGTGAGCTAATCCTCCAGGATTCATAACGATGAAATCAATTCCTTCTAATCCTTGTAAGAAATCGATGAGTTGTCCTTCGTGATTAGACTGGTAAAAACTAAATTGAATTGCTGGATACGCCTCTGTAATTAGATGGTTAATATCAGCCAGTGTTAATGACCCGTAATGGTCCTTGTTTCTTTTGCCCAACATGTTTAAGTTAGGGCCATTCACGATTACCCCTTTAAGCATGATGGTTTTCCAGTGCCTTCAGGATTTCTGTGACTGTTTTATCAGGATCAGAATCGTTCGAGACAATAACATCGGCAAAAAAAATATATTTAAGCATTCTTTCATCTTTAAGTGTGCTTAACGTTTTCGTTTTTAATAATGGACGCGGAAAGTCATTTTGGATGCGTTCTTCGATAATATCGAGTTCTGTATCAATGAATATCACCAATCCATCCATGTAGTTTTTGTTTTCCTTAATGGTGACGATCCCACCACCAGTTGAAATGATTTTATTGGTTCCTGTTGAGACTTCTTTCAATGCTTTTGTCTCAAGTTCTCTAAAGATTTTTTCACCATATTGTTCAAAAATTACATCAATAAACATTAAAGATTCCTTCTCAATTTGATGATCAAGGTCAACAAATTCATAAGATAGCTTCTTAGCCAATAATTTACCAATGGTTGTTTTTCCAGTTCCGGGCATACCGATTAAATAGATATTCATATTACCTCTTGTAAAATGACTTAATCGCTTCATCAAGCTTGATTAGTGCATCTTCCTTATTTGTTACATCCACAATTAACGCCTTCATTTGGTTTCTAAACCAGGTTTCTTGCCTTTTAGCTAAATGACGGGTGTTTTGTTTAATTAAATCGATAGCATCCTCATAATTAATGAGTCCATCTAAGTAATCATTTAATTCACGATACCCAAGGATATTGAACGTATGTCCTTTTTCTTTGAGTGAATTAACTTCATCTAGTAAGCCTTCTTCTACCATTATATCTACGCGTTCATTTATACGGTTATAAAGTTGTTCTCTTGGCATAGTCAAGTAGAGAATTAGGGCATCATATAGAGGTTCATCTTTTTGTTGTAGAGAACTTCTTTTTTTATCATTCGCCATCGCGATTGCACGTAAGACACGTCTTCGGTTATTTTTATGAATCAATAACGACGCATCATAATCGAGTTTAACGAGCATTTCAAATAATTCATCATTCGAAAGCAAATCATATTTTTTTTCTTCTTCAATGTCTCTTTTAGGGGTATCAAACTCATAGTTATAAAGAGCTGCTTTAATGTATAGACCAGTGCCACCCACAAGGAATGGTTTTTCGATTTCATCGATTTTCTTCCTAACTTCTTTTTGAAAGGTTGCTACATCATATAAATCACTTGGTTCATACACGTCGATTAGGTGATGAACTACCCCTTGTTTTTCTGATTCCTTGATTTTAGCTGATCCGATGTCAAGACCCTTATATACTTGAACAGAATCCCCGCTAATGATTTCAGCTTGATACTTTTTAGCTAACTCGATTGAGAGACTTGTTTTGCCAACAGCGGTTGGACCGCATATTACAACGACTTTTCTCATACAATCCTCTTAAAGAGTTTCTCAATTTCGTATTGAGTAAACTTAATGACTACAGGGCGTCCATGTGGACAATAATAAGGGTTTTCACAATCCTGTAATCCTAGGAATAAGTGGTTAACTTCATCCAGTGATAGTGCTTTATTTGCTTTGATTGCACCTTTGCAACTAATGTCTTTTGCAAGTTGATCTCTAAGTTTAGATAAATCAATCTTTTGATAGTCTCTTAATTGCTCTATTAAGCCATAAACCATGTAGTCAAGGTCTTTTTCTTCAAGCCAACTCGGGAGGGTTCTAAGTAAGAAAATGTAGTCTCCAAACATCTCAAAAGTTAATCCATATGATTCAATAAGACTTAAATTTTGACCTAAAATCGTCGCTTCTGAAGGCTTGAATTGATAAGAAATAGGTGTTAATAATTGCTTTTTATCAATTTTTAAATCGCCTAATCGCTTATAGATTTTTTCATACCGAATGCGTTCTGCCGCAGCATGTTGATCTATTAAATATAAGCCATTTGTGTTTTGAAATAACAAGTATGTTCCAGCATAACTACCGATGTAATCCATTTCTTCAAGTTTTTGAGTTTGCGGTTTTGAAGGTTCATAGGACTCTTCAAATAGTGGTAATGTGGGTTCATTCACCGTTTCCATCAAGTATTCAAATCCAGATACTTTTACGTATTTTTCTTCACTCTTTAAGACATCTGGGATGGTTAGTGGTTTACTGGAAAATGCATTTCTAATGTTGTCTCTAATTAGGTTGGCGATTAAGTATTCGTTGGAAAACTTTATCTCGCGCTTTTGTGGGTGCACATTGACATCTACTAGACTAGTATCTAGTTCAATTCTGATGAGTGCGATCGGATATCTTGAAACCATTAAATGGGTGTGATACCCTTCAATGACACTATTGATTAACAAGTAGTTTTTGATTGTACGATTATTAACCAATATCACAATATCATTCTTCTTTGATCTAGTGATCACAGGTTTAATCAAATATGAGGTTATTTTTATATCCTCTTGTTTTGATTCATAAGATATGAGATTTTGGGCAACCTCTGTTCCATAGACAGATGAAAAAAGGTGTTCATAGTTAGAATCTCCATAAGATTGTCTAAGGGTTTTCCCATCATGGGTCACAAGGAAAGCTATATTAGGGTTTGATAACATCATTTCATCACAAACCTCTAACATATAGGATAGTTCAAGTTGTGGGCTCTTGATGTATTTCAATCTTGCAGGAACATTGTAGAAGAGTTCGCTGACTGTTACTGCGGTTCCAATATTGATTGGACTTGGGTGCTCGCTAGAAAGCTTTCCACCTTCATAGGTCACTTCATATGGGAGTGAGTCTATCGTTTTTGATGCAATCGTCATTTTGGATACAGATGCGATAGCGGGAATGGCTTCACCTCTAAATCCTAGACTTTTGATATGAGATAAGTCATACTCGTTTTTGATTTTTGAAGTCGCATGGCGTAAAAAAGCTAAATGAATGTCTTCTTTATCCATTCCAACGCCATTATCGATGACTTTAATCTCATCAAGGCCATTGCCTTTTAAATGAATCTCAATTTGGCTTGATTTCGCATCAATCGCATTCTCAAGCAATTCTTTTAGTGCGCTTGCAGGTCTCGTGACAACTTCTCCAGCAGCAATCATGTTGGATAATCTGTCATCTAGTTTTATGATTTTTGCCAAAGAAATTCCCTCCTAGTTATTTTAAATCTTCTT includes:
- the mutL gene encoding DNA mismatch repair endonuclease MutL; its protein translation is MAKIIKLDDRLSNMIAAGEVVTRPASALKELLENAIDAKSSQIEIHLKGNGLDEIKVIDNGVGMDKEDIHLAFLRHATSKIKNEYDLSHIKSLGFRGEAIPAIASVSKMTIASKTIDSLPYEVTYEGGKLSSEHPSPINIGTAVTVSELFYNVPARLKYIKSPQLELSYMLEVCDEMMLSNPNIAFLVTHDGKTLRQSYGDSNYEHLFSSVYGTEVAQNLISYESKQEDIKITSYLIKPVITRSKKNDIVILVNNRTIKNYLLINSVIEGYHTHLMVSRYPIALIRIELDTSLVDVNVHPQKREIKFSNEYLIANLIRDNIRNAFSSKPLTIPDVLKSEEKYVKVSGFEYLMETVNEPTLPLFEESYEPSKPQTQKLEEMDYIGSYAGTYLLFQNTNGLYLIDQHAAAERIRYEKIYKRLGDLKIDKKQLLTPISYQFKPSEATILGQNLSLIESYGLTFEMFGDYIFLLRTLPSWLEEKDLDYMVYGLIEQLRDYQKIDLSKLRDQLAKDISCKGAIKANKALSLDEVNHLFLGLQDCENPYYCPHGRPVVIKFTQYEIEKLFKRIV
- a CDS encoding pseudouridine synthase; protein product: MRLQKRLAEAGIASRRGAVSVIESGRVKVNGQIITEPGFPVNPKDMVTVDDKMIEKEIHVYYLLNKPTGYVTTVKDDKNRKTVMDLFDEVDRSHRIFPVGRLDFDTAGLLLFTNDGDLAYYLTRPEFEVKKTYLARVEGMLTKVAIKTLKTGVVIENNYTTRPAQVRAVEYDKRNMTTLVEIIIHEGKNQQVRQMFDKVGFPVKNLTRVGYADLTLEGVERGSYRPLKIHEVKKLYGEIKK
- a CDS encoding NAD(P)H-dependent glycerol-3-phosphate dehydrogenase, which gives rise to MKLAILGGGAWGATLGQLLIDNGHDVMIYDINQSFVDVINEKHIHPFFDLPLQESLVATNDLSVALNYSDYIVLAVPTKVMRGLLTTINNLLDKPKYFINVSKGIEPDTQKRVSEIVFEVVSSKNLKGFAVLTGPSHAEEVIKRKLTLLTVASSDEELATELQTVFSNETYMRVYRSTDLIGCEVGGAVKNAIAVVSGIATGLDMGENARAALITRGILEMVRVIESYGGTKESAFGLTGIGDLIVTATSEHSRNFKAGKEIGKGKSLDQIYAEQKQTIEGVRSILALHQLAKHKGLSLPIIEVAYKVIYEDMSVDSAITQLLTRTLKSEKIE
- a CDS encoding type II 3-dehydroquinate dehydratase, which produces MLKGVIVNGPNLNMLGKRNKDHYGSLTLADINHLITEAYPAIQFSFYQSNHEGQLIDFLQGLEGIDFIVMNPGGLAHYSVALRDAFELVHAKKAIVHLSDIEQRESFRHIDLFKEISDVYYKGLKAYSYIFAIKELLEKHLQSSNV
- the miaA gene encoding tRNA (adenosine(37)-N6)-dimethylallyltransferase MiaA, giving the protein MRKVVVICGPTAVGKTSLSIELAKKYQAEIISGDSVQVYKGLDIGSAKIKESEKQGVVHHLIDVYEPSDLYDVATFQKEVRKKIDEIEKPFLVGGTGLYIKAALYNYEFDTPKRDIEEEKKYDLLSNDELFEMLVKLDYDASLLIHKNNRRRVLRAIAMANDKKRSSLQQKDEPLYDALILYLTMPREQLYNRINERVDIMVEEGLLDEVNSLKEKGHTFNILGYRELNDYLDGLINYEDAIDLIKQNTRHLAKRQETWFRNQMKALIVDVTNKEDALIKLDEAIKSFYKR
- the der gene encoding ribosome biogenesis GTPase Der, translating into MALPFKVAIVGRPNVGKSSLFNRLIGSRLSITNDAPGVTRDRIYAKTEWLTKSFAVIDTGGIEISDAPFLEQIKQQAEVAIQEADLIVFVVDSRQGLTDDDLYIAKRLYPTDKDVIVAVNKVDNLDLKQSIYEFYALGFGDPIAISANHGIGVGELMDAIVAKMPEDNIEVEDDSIKLAVIGYPNVGKSSLTNAILGQERTIVSEVAGTTRDAVDTPFTKDDVKYTIIDTAGIKKRGQVYESTEKYSVLRALQAIERCDVALIVVDGSRDIIAQDMHVAGYVQDYAKASVVVVNKWDIVNKDEKTMNKMTQSIYDTFKFLSYAEVVFVSAKESKRIDTIYPAINKAFENYNKRIPTNVINDILVDSVAMNPPAIFNRGKAKFSYVTQVSTKPPTFVIFVNDPDFVHFSYQRYLENQFRKAFDFTGTPIKLIFRKKD
- the efp gene encoding elongation factor P, with translation MISTSDFKTGLTISFDGNIFQIIEFMHVKPGKGAAFVRSKLRNLRTGAVIDYTFSASEKMEKAQIDKTKMQYLYAAGDTFVFMNMETYEQIELSQVQVENEIKYIYEGMEVDVMFYEEREVLGIILPDKVTLQVVETVPGVKGDTKTNALKDAILQTGLLVKVPMFIEEGEKIIVSTQDGSYVSREK
- a CDS encoding ankyrin repeat domain-containing protein codes for the protein MKALTNDVFYFFNNPVNLNQQDERGQSLLHYAVRTSSVQVISYLLDNDIDVNLVDSNGESALFDCAKKGKMTIAKQLIKKYANVNIQNKKGEMPIHLAALRADTDMIKLLMESGSKTDLKTNEGHSLVHYAIKSGSITFFEFILKNLTCKSKDPDQNRNTLLHIASELGNVDVVSYLLKDKYNPYLKNNSKETPLFCAIRSGKVDVLNLLLEEGSYVDIQNRFGETPLEYAQKIGHFDMADILETYSNSSVYQRHIKKNPLRYAVLKEDYLLLNEVLLKGIKDQKDAYNLYAVDYASKEKLVVFVKKIKES
- a CDS encoding S1 RNA-binding domain-containing protein gives rise to the protein MEELQMKDVNLVSLKVNDRVEGTVFKVEDKVITLTLENHEEARMFVEFYDGVITSFIGTVKEGDKVTAIIKKINDDPSFILLSRIPLLKEEKYAQIELAYKENKTILAKISKVDDKGLHLKYLGFDIFLPFGLLDRELVDQKASLKGQNLEVNLIEVKGSVNRPRLIASRKQIFEAKRQQELETRQQARKEEIDNIKTGDVLVGTVERLDPHAATVRFEHVAGLLRISQISHQRIENIADVLELGQQIEVKIIKKEGMRLDLSRKVLLPTPFEVFAENHKKGSTVTGEVVQKLPFGIIIEFEDGVRGLLHASEYSWNPNDNFANFVKIGDKVESAILSIDVKKSKISLSRKAMVDNPWKDVTFKKGEDVTAKVVEIITDKGMNVEAKGVIGFIPVSELSVDRVHKIEDLFAINDEVTARVIEVNPKEWHLKLSIRQVTEEHIRSEYEPFLNDQEEATTTLGDLFGNVLKDKKTK
- a CDS encoding shikimate kinase; the protein is MNIYLIGMPGTGKTTIGKLLAKKLSYEFVDLDHQIEKESLMFIDVIFEQYGEKIFRELETKALKEVSTGTNKIISTGGGIVTIKENKNYMDGLVIFIDTELDIIEERIQNDFPRPLLKTKTLSTLKDERMLKYIFFADVIVSNDSDPDKTVTEILKALENHHA
- the cmk gene encoding (d)CMP kinase produces the protein MMPGFKVAIDGPAGSGKSTISKRVAKQLNLTHIDTGAMYRAITYMALEKKINLDDEESYKFMEDVKVRYEKERIYVNDLDVTSLIRSDLVTRNVSKVSSFPYVRKILVHIQKQAAENIDVIMDGRDIGTVVLPNADLKIFLTAAVKERAKRRQKDKEELGIKQDIDSLESEIIERDLKDSTRKESPLVCADDAIVIDTTHYTIEDTTNRIIEEILKKEKYHGRTTNEGR
- a CDS encoding HU family DNA-binding protein, with translation MNKTELIAVVAEKSQVTKKVAEEVLNAFVESVAESLGKHGEKVVLTGFGTFEVRNRAQREGRDPRSGETIHIPAQKTPAFKAGKVLKDAVK